TTTTGATGCTCACAGGCGTTGTGCATCTTTGAGCGCATCTGGCGCAGATAAGGTTCCATTTGCGCGCGCAGAGCATCCATGACGTTCTGATAACGTTGGTAACGACGTGGATAGAGAATCCTCAGCGCAAGAGCCTCAAGCTCGTTCGCGACACGCCCCATACCGAGATGCTGGGCCAGGGGGACATAGATGGAGCGGGTTTCTTCGGCGATCAGACTCTGCTTGTCGGGATGCAGAGCGCCGATCGTCTGCAAATTATCCAGGCGATCCCAGAATTTCAGGCACAAAACCCGCACATCCTCGATGGCCAGCAGAACCGTTTTACGGTAGGTGGTGGCTTTGAGGGTCTCGCGGCTGAGGCTCTCGTCGGAAGCTTTGGTCAGCCCGTTGACCAGCAGGGCCACTTCCGCACCAAAGGCTTTCTCAACTTCCGTCAGGGTGACCGGGGTATCCTCGACCACGTCATGCATCAGCGAGGCGATCACCGAGCTGAAATCCATCCAGTGCCGCGCGGCCAGATGAGCGACACGCAATGGATGGAAAAAGTAGGGCTCTCCCGATTTGCGTAATTGCCCTTCGTGGGAAACACGCGCCATTTCCAGAGCCTGTTGCAGAAAATCGATGGACTGATCGAGTTCCTGCTCGCTCATGCCGCCACCATAATGTGTGACCAGCAACTCCATAATTTCAGAGATAAGACGTTTTTGCGTTCGTTCGTCGGCTTCGTTCATCGGTTCCTTAAAATAAAGTTTTCCCCGCGGCCTCTGGACTTTACATAGTGAATCCCGCTACTTCCACTCAAACCAAAGCGGGCTCACCCCGGCGGCCAGGTCAGGTCGCGGCCGCCAAGCAGGTGAAAGTGGATATGCCAGACCGACTGCCCGGCCCCTTCGTTGCAG
The nucleotide sequence above comes from Geoalkalibacter ferrihydriticus DSM 17813. Encoded proteins:
- a CDS encoding HD domain-containing protein, with the protein product MNEADERTQKRLISEIMELLVTHYGGGMSEQELDQSIDFLQQALEMARVSHEGQLRKSGEPYFFHPLRVAHLAARHWMDFSSVIASLMHDVVEDTPVTLTEVEKAFGAEVALLVNGLTKASDESLSRETLKATTYRKTVLLAIEDVRVLCLKFWDRLDNLQTIGALHPDKQSLIAEETRSIYVPLAQHLGMGRVANELEALALRILYPRRYQRYQNVMDALRAQMEPYLRQMRSKMHNACEHQKFSVLLRDRWRPFSISAAKVQNRGLSTLYTLEIQVDRTMDAYLALGLLHGLFHPIPGKLRDHLHLVSQFGYQAIKTTIQAGEHRIRVEITTRKLARFNEAGVLAPGFEFSVSNFKGLMQSLTEGESLFDTESLRLASASIQVYTPAGDTRTLPEGSSALDFAFDIHEDLGLHARRARVNGQTRLLRYRLMDGDQVEIEQSSSPQVLPKWLEWAVTPRARNAVRRYLRSRVKGEEKNEQTVVS